GACATTGCAACTGAAATTAACGATGAAGAAGAGGAATTAGATAAGAAAAATTTGAAATCGTACAATGTGGAAGTTAAACAGCCTTTAAAAGGTGAATTCGGTGGCTATGATGTGTTAGCTCCGCCCCCGCCTTCTGGAGGTGTCATGTTAATTCAAACTTTAGAAATGGCCGAGTCACTCCAAATCGAAGACACTAAAAATAACCCTTTAGATTTTTCGGCAACGATGGGGATGATTAGTAGAAGAAGTTATCATGATCGTTTACAAAAGGTTGGAGATCCTCACTACACAGATGTCCCAATCAAGGAAATGATTTCACAAGATCATATCAAGGATCTCGCGTCTAGTATTAATAGTTTGAATAAGTCTGAAAATTTTCGAACGAATTTGGATTCAGACGCCGATATAGAAGATCATGGAAATACCACGCATTTTGTAGTAGTTGATAAAAATGGGATGATGGTCTCCGTCACAAATACTCTCAGTGACTTTTTTGGATCGGGAGAGTATGTGAATGGCTTTTTCTTAAATAATCAATTAAAAAACTTTAGTAATAACAAACATTCTCCAAATCGGCCGGAACCAGGTAAACGTCCATTTAGTTATACGTCACCGACAATATTAGCTAAAAACGGAAAGCCCGTCATCGGTATTGGAAGCGCTGGAGGAAGAAGAATTACGTCAATGGTTGCTCAACAGCTAGTGAAAATGATTAAATTTAATGAACCTATTCAAGCAGCCGTAGAAGAGCCTAGAACGTTTTTGGAATTTAATCAGGACGTTTTAAAAGCAGAGAAAGATTTTGTATTTTTAAAGGATCCTGAAAATCTGGGGATTGATGTTGAATTTTATGATAACTCGTATTACTTTGGGAATGTCCAGGGATTGGTTATCGATTATAGAAACAATAAAATGCATGGAATTAGTGATCCACGTAGACAGGGAAGTTGGATGTCAAAGTGATCTATAAAGGCTTCTTCCTTCATTTAAGAATTAGATGTTAACGATTTATTTTCAAAAAAGTGGGGCTATCTCATAAACTTGAGAAGCCCCACTTTTTTATTCTTCAATTACTTTTTAATCTAGCCCTTTTAAACTTTCTTTAGATTATCCGTTCTTTTTTTCCGCTCAAAAAATTCCTTACCTTATTTTTTCTTCCTGAGGTCTTTCATAAGTTCTGCTTCCCTCATATCGCGGGGGCCAATATGAGCTTGTGGTTAGGTCGATAACGGCTACGCCATAAGACTGGGTGGCAACAATAATTTGATTGTTGCCGATATACACCGCAGGGATCAAACTGGATCCTTCAAAGAACATCAGGTCTCCGCGTTCAATTTCCTCTCTGGATATTTCAGTCCCTTCCTGCCATTGCTCTTTTCCATAGCGCGGCAAATCAATATTCAAGCCTTTTTTGTATACATACTGGACGAAGCCGCCCGTGTCAAAACCTTCTTCCGGTGAAGCTCCTCCGAGCTCATACTCCGTACCAAGAAGCTGAGAGGCTTCCAATATCGCTTCATTATCATATGGAATGGTTAAATCATTAAAGCGTTTTACTCCGGTAAAATGCTCCTTCCAATACCCATTCATATACGAAATGGTTGTTTCTCCTTCTTCTCCCGTGGCATGGATGACGTGATCATCCCCGAGGTAAATGGCGGTATGAGAGATTCCTTCCTGCCATGTTCCGGAAAAATAGAGAACATCTCCCGGTTTGATATGATTATCGAGTTCCATAGAATTTATATCTGTCCCGGCCTCTAAGATGGTTTCGCCAACCTCCCATTGTTTGTAACTGATCCGCGGCAGATATACCCCCAATGCATTTTGAAATACGGTTTGAATAAAAAAGGAACAATCAAACCCCTCGAGGGTACTGCCTGTCATAACATACGGGGTTCCCATATACTTCACTGCTTCTTGTATCAACGGATTTTCATGATCTTGATAGGTGGCTGGATTGGATTTTTTCAATAATTCATCTGTATAGCGGACAGCCCCAGCATACCTTTCATCATAATACGTGTGATAATCTAAATGCCGTTCTTTCACTCCGGAGGAGGATGCGATAATAAACTGGCGGTCTCCCGTGTAAATACCGGCAATCAATCCTTGACTGCCTTCAAAAAAGACGACATCTCCTGGCTGCAGCTCGTCCTGACTGATTTTTTCTCCGGCATCATACAATCCGCCAGGCTGTTTAGACAGCCAGCTCCCGGTTGCCTCTTGATACACATAGTGTACGAAGGTGCCCGTACTAAATCCGTCTTCAGGGTCCTCGCCCTTCTCATTATAAGGACTTCCAATGAGAGCTTTTGCCTCCTTGACAATGTCATTGTCCGGTGGCTCCGGTTGCAGACTTTCTTCTGTGTATCGTTTGGCACCAACATACGCGTTAGACCAGTAATCGCTCGTCTCCATGTTTCTTTCGGAAATACCTTCGCTTGTTACGATAATGAACCGGCCGTTATCGATATATATCCCCGACATCAAGTAGGTGCCTTGAAAAAACACGACATCCCCGGGCTGTGAATGCTCCTGTTCGACACTCTCGCCAAGGAGCCATTGATCACTGGCAGACCGCGGCAGTGAAAGGTTCTTTGATTCGGTATAAATAAATTGTACAAGTTCTGAGGTAATAAAATCTTCATGATTTTCTCCGACACTTTCAAGTGCTAAATAAGCAGCAGAATCAATATTAGAAAAAGCAGGTGATGAATCGTCCAACGCACGAGCAAGGAAGACAGAAAACTGAGCACGTGTGGTATTACCATTCGGCCGGAAAGTATTACCTTTCTCATACCCTGTTGTCACACGGGCTTTTGCAATATTTGCAATGTCTTGATAAAAAACATAATCTTCATTGATATCCGCAAAATAAACTTGTCCATTTGAGAAGTCAAAAGAGCGATTCAAAACTGCTGCCATCTGTCCTCTTGTCAGGGTATCATTCGGCATAAACGCTCCATCTCGCCCTGTAATGATGCCTTCATCCTGAACGGTTGCAGCCATTTTATAAGCATGAAAGTTTTCATCAATATCTGAAAAATCAGATGGCGGCCGGTCAGTTGTGTCTAAACCTAATGCTTCAACAATCATGGAAGCTGCCTGGCTGCGAATAACAGATTCATTCGGTCGAAAAGTACCATCATCGTAACCTGAAATAATGCCTTTTTCTGCTAAAAATTCAATTTCCTCCTCTGCCCAAAAGTCTTCTGTTACATCAGAAAAAGGGTTCGAACCTGCTGATGTAACAGGCATATATATGAAAATAACCAAAAAAAAAGAAAATAAATACTTTCCAACTTTCATAGATTCCTCCATTTTCAATTCATGATTGATTTGAGCCCCTGTTACTATCCCTTTTATCTTTTAATTTTTCGATTTTTTTATTCAGATACTAATGCCATTTTTTATGATAGAGGTGATATTAAAACAAAGAGGGTTTAATAAGACATAAGACTGTTGAGTAGAAACTTTATTATATTTCTTTTTTTCCATCTATAATTTCTGCATGAATGTTTCTAACTTTTTTATTTAAAGAAAACATGTTTTCTTCCGCTTGACCGGCACTTTCTGCCTTAAATACTTTATATTCGCGCTTCCCCTTATATGTATAATTTACCTTGTATATATTTGCTTCATGTTTTTTCTGGTTTTTATTGCTAAACCTTTTCTCCTCATCCAACTTTTATCCTCCTCTTTTATTCTTATATTCGTTTCGGCAGCATGTACATTTACTTTCTCCTTTGTTAGCAGCAACGTTTCATATTGTTATATTGTACCATTACTTTAATCTTACCTGAAAATACTTTGTAGTACAAACGTTTTGTTATAAATATCATAAAAATGTATTTTTTGGACAATATAGGTTGAAATCCTTAATAAAATAGTCCGTATACATAATCATTTAGTTGCATCGAATACGTTTTCGGTAATTTATAGGTGTTTAAATCTACGTTTTTTTCACACTATCCCATTTAAGAAAATAAATAAGCCATTCGATTCATTTTTGATATTTTTGGAAGGTATTTCTATTTTATGTTTGAATTTAGTTACATAATTCTACTAATAAATGGGAGGAATAAACATGATGAGGAAAACGAAAGAAACCGGTATCGTCACAGTATTGTTTTTATTTCTGTTGGCAACGGCATCCTTATCCGAGTCAGTAATGGCCCATGGTAAAGAAGATTCTGAACTTTTAAAAATCGAAAGTTTAACAGGACACAAAGAGATGGCTAGCTTTTTAGAGGACGTTGATCGAAAAGCAGAACACATTTCTGTAGAAGTAATCGGAGAATCTGTAAAAGGACGTGAACTTCATCTTGTGAAGGTTGGAAATGATCTTGAGGACACAAATAAACCAACCGTATTATTTTTAACTCAACAGCATGGTAATGAACCACTAGTTACGGAATCTGCTCTGGAGGTTATTAGCCAATTATCAAATGACAGTAATGAAGTAAGTAATTTGATGGACCAGGTAAACATTCTTATTGTCCCACGGTTAAATCCTGATGGCGCAGAAGGAGATGTAGATTGGGATACTTCTAATTTGTACAGAAACGGTGTACAAACTCGAAATAATGCTAATGGTATTAATATAAATCGAACCCATAACTCATTATCCCAACCTGAATCAAGGGCGCTGCACGAAAATGTCCTTCAACAATATGACATTGATTACGCCATTGATTTTCACCACCAAATTGCCAATCGAGCCACTGACGATGGAGAGCTTGTTTCTGGAGCAATGCTTTACCCGACAAATGACGATGTAACAGAAGAAGTGCTAGAAAATTCTAAAAAAATCGGAGCTGTTTTGTATGAAGCAATAGAACCTAAAGATTACAGTAATTTAGCATACTACGATAGCGACAACACGTATACTTCTATTGCCAGAAATAACCTTGCAGCGAATTACGGCATTCCAACGCTTCTTTATGAAGGTAGAGGATTATCTGATTCGCTGAATAAAGTTTCGATTTTAGAGCAGAAATATAGTGACGTTCAAATTGAACAAGCAGTAGAAGCTATGATGGCCGTTATAGAAGCAGCAGCTGACGATTCTATTGAAACGGCTGATACAAGTATTTGGGAATCTTTGCCTGAACAACATACTATAGAATCTACAGAATGTGAATAGTTGCCTGGTAAAATTATAAAGGTCAGAAAGACGGGAAGCGTCAACCCGATTTCTGGCCTTCCTTGTTGTCTGTTTTCGATATAGCTTCAAAGTTGAAATTATCATTATAATATAGTAAACTTTCTTATCCTTCTCTAGATCAGGATAGGATTCAGCATGTCAGCAGCTTTTCTCCTCTCCTTATTCTTGTACCATTTTTCCATTTCATCAGTAATCACAAAAATTGTATAGGTTTCTCATTTATTCATGTCTTTCCATTGTAAAGTGAGAAGTTATAGGTGAATTCACTACCCACAAAAGAAACTCATTGTATATAATATGAAAGTATTTAACCTGATTTTCCACTAACGAAGTAACTAATACGAAAACGCTTTAAAAAGGGAGAAGACAAGATATTATGATGAAAAAATGCTGAACAATATTACTAATTCATTAGGAGGGCATTACTCTTGGCAGATAAATACAAGAACTATGAAGAATTGGCTGACAATGAGGTTGAAGGAGAAGATTATGAAATTATAACCTCTCCCAATGTTCTTATTCTTGCTATACATGGAGGCGGGATTGAACCTGGAACCTCTGAATTAACAGAGTATGTGGGGAAAATTAATAATTTTTCATACTATCGATTTGATGGAATCAAATCAACTGGAAATTATGACCTTCATATTACGGCGACCCGTTTTGATGAACCGAAAGCTGTTAATATGGTATCATTCAGCTCTCGCACCGTTGCATTACACGGTTATGCAGAAACGGATATAAAGCATACGTATGTTGGAGGATTAGATGAAGAATTGATAAGACTCGTTAAAGAAGAATTAAAAAGTTCGGGGTTTTCGGTTAGTGAAGCGCCTGATAATGCCGACGGAACGGATCCTGATAACATTTGTAACAGGAATTCAATTGGAAAGGGAGTTCAAATAGAAATAAGCACAGCGCAGAGGCAAGCTTTTTTTAAAAACGGTGATCTTTCCAGGTCGAATCGGGTCAATACAGTACAAGAATTTTATGATTATGCTTATGCTCTAAGCAGGGCAATCAACAGAGTGTGATAAGGCCGTATCTTCTCAAAGAAGATACGGTGATATTTTTATACTTTAGAAATGTTTAACTTTGTTAAAGGATCAAAGTATAAGCAAAACTACGACTTCCGCCATTTGGACTTGGCGGTAAGCCAAGTTTTTTTAATGCTTTAGGAACGTTTTCTCTATAATAGATCATTTTTCACTCACCCATGTGCTTTGCCGTTAGTAACAGCTTTGTTATCGTTTAGATTATTTAAGCGTATCGTTATAAGACTCAGTAGCTTCCTTTAGGCCGTCAATAAATTGATCATAGACGTCAGTGGTGTTTTCACGGTTTTTTCGCGACCAGTCATCGTTTTCAAAAAAAGTTTTACGTAATCCTGCAGTTAATTCTAACTGGACACCCTTTTTTAGCTGATTATCGTTAACGATGTTTTTTTTGCTCATTCCTGCTATTTCATCTGGTGCATTTTCAACATGAAAGCCACGCTTTTGAAGAGAGTGTCGTATCTTTTCCTTATAATCTCGATTTCGCCCGCCTAAATAAGCAATGGAATCGTCTTCATGATATCCATGAATGGTTAAAACGCTTACAGAATTTTGTGCCATTTCTCGTCCTATCGGTTCATCAAAGTCCTTAGAGTTAATATGCAAGATTAAGTTGTTCGATGGCTTTATCCCTTCAAATAAATAATAGGAGTAATTTACTTGTTGGGCCACCCCTTTTGCCACTTCGGAAGTTCCCGGTTCAATCCCGCCGCCGTGGATAGCGAGAACGGATATATCGCTGTTCAGTTCTTCGTAGTTTATTTCATAATCTTCATTCAACACTTCATGTTCTGCTAAGTCTTCGTAAGAATCGTAGTAATCGGTGCTTGCTTCGGATAAAAAGCTAAATGGTATCAACAATAAAGAAGCAGTAATGAAAAGAGAGCACCGCCATTTTTTTGTACTATTCATGTCAAACATCCTTTTTTCTAGAATATGCTGGCTTTTATGAAATTGGAATAGTTATATAACATAAAAGAGTGATTTTTCTGAAATATCAGTTAATTTATTAGGAGAAACTATTATAAATACAAAGGATTATTTTAGGTTTATAGTTTTAGTTTATAAGATTTATTTATTATGTTCTTTTAGGTTTTCCTTCAAAAAATCAGGATTTATTGTCCAATTCATATCTTTCTTTAGTATAGTTCTATCTTATCGTTATGGTATGAAGAGCGTGATTCATATATTCTTTAGGAATTTATGGATGTATGATTTTATTCGAGGTCATTTAAAAATTTAGAAATAAAAAAAAGGAGTGGTATGCATGCAAAAGTTCCTCGCCTTCATCATCGTTCTGTTGATGTTATTTACGACCGATACCACGTTTGCTCAGGAAGAAGAGGATGCTGCGGCAAAGTTGGCTATTGAAATGGTCGGCCCAAATAACCAACATTTTATTACGTCAGAACTTGTCCAGTATATATTTGAGGAATCCAAAGGCATATATCTCCCTCGCTTCGCTCAAAAACAAAAAGAGTTGGGAACGGAAGTAGAAAGGGATGATTTACAGGCCGGAGATGTTGTTTTTTTCCAGGGCTCATCGTTAATGTCCGGTGTCTATATCGAGAACGGACGTTTTGTCATTGTTACTAGTGATGGCATCACAGAACGAAATCTTGACACAAGTAAATACTGGTCCGATGTTTACGTTGGGGCCAAGCGGTATTCGGAGGAAGATTTCACTGTTGATGATCCTGCCGCGCAATTGGCTCTTGATCGTGTCGGAGAAAATCATGAAGATTTTATTACCTCAGAGCTTGTACAATTTATTTATACCGAATCAAAGAATCTTTCACTGCCGCGGTCTGCCAGTGATCAATGGCTCCTTGGCGAGAGTGTCGAACAGGAGCATTTACAGCCCGGGGATGTCGTGTTTTTTCAAGGCACCTACTTGATGTCGGGGATATATATCGATAACGGCCGGTTCATTATCGTAACAAGCGAAGGTATTTCCGAAAGAAACATGGAGACGAGCGATTACTGGTCTAACGCGTATGTTGGTGCCAAACGATACACAGAAGAAAGTCTGCAACCGGAGCCACCGGACAATGACATTGTCAAGGAGGCAAAAGCTCTCATTGGAAGTCCTTATAATGAGAAGGGCGAGGACCCTGAAGACGGATTTAGTACGGGCACCTTCGTACACTATGTGTATCAAGAGGCAACCGGGAGCTGGCTGTCTAAACAGCCTGGCGGATTGTATGATGCCGGAGAAAAAATCAGTCAGGACGAGCTGCAGCCAGGAGATGTCGTCTTTTTTGAAGGCAGTCAAGGATTGATTGCCGGTATTTACACGGGAGACCGCCAGTTTATTATCGCATCCTCCTCCGGAGTGAAAGAACGGCATTTAGATTATCACACGTATTATGAT
This DNA window, taken from Alteribacillus bidgolensis, encodes the following:
- the ggt gene encoding gamma-glutamyltransferase, translating into MNNDNRFYIIMISMILLIFLIVTIKESGVMDDRLTYENDDFTLNNTKPWGKQEGPYGVTSDSTIATEVGMNVLEQGGNAVDAAIAVGFALGVVEPHGSGIGGGGTMLIHSGRGQEPVVYDYRETAPDKVPSSGSGVPGFVKGMYKVHEDFGTTNMEQLIQPSINLAKNGITVSETLHESLEVSADRLPDLNHYFPGGEPIEEGELLTQKQLAETLKEIQTEGPDAFYNGDIATEINDEEEELDKKNLKSYNVEVKQPLKGEFGGYDVLAPPPPSGGVMLIQTLEMAESLQIEDTKNNPLDFSATMGMISRRSYHDRLQKVGDPHYTDVPIKEMISQDHIKDLASSINSLNKSENFRTNLDSDADIEDHGNTTHFVVVDKNGMMVSVTNTLSDFFGSGEYVNGFFLNNQLKNFSNNKHSPNRPEPGKRPFSYTSPTILAKNGKPVIGIGSAGGRRITSMVAQQLVKMIKFNEPIQAAVEEPRTFLEFNQDVLKAEKDFVFLKDPENLGIDVEFYDNSYYFGNVQGLVIDYRNNKMHGISDPRRQGSWMSK
- a CDS encoding NlpC/P60 family protein gives rise to the protein MKVGKYLFSFFLVIFIYMPVTSAGSNPFSDVTEDFWAEEEIEFLAEKGIISGYDDGTFRPNESVIRSQAASMIVEALGLDTTDRPPSDFSDIDENFHAYKMAATVQDEGIITGRDGAFMPNDTLTRGQMAAVLNRSFDFSNGQVYFADINEDYVFYQDIANIAKARVTTGYEKGNTFRPNGNTTRAQFSVFLARALDDSSPAFSNIDSAAYLALESVGENHEDFITSELVQFIYTESKNLSLPRSASDQWLLGESVEQEHSQPGDVVFFQGTYLMSGIYIDNGRFIIVTSEGISERNMETSDYWSNAYVGAKRYTEESLQPEPPDNDIVKEAKALIGSPYNEKGEDPEDGFSTGTFVHYVYQEATGSWLSKQPGGLYDAGEKISQDELQPGDVVFFEGSQGLIAGIYTGDRQFIIASSSGVKERHLDYHTYYDERYAGAVRYTDELLKKSNPATYQDHENPLIQEAVKYMGTPYVMTGSTLEGFDCSFFIQTVFQNALGVYLPRISYKQWEVGETILEAGTDINSMELDNHIKPGDVLYFSGTWQEGISHTAIYLGDDHVIHATGEEGETTISYMNGYWKEHFTGVKRFNDLTIPYDNEAILEASQLLGTEYELGGASPEEGFDTGGFVQYVYKKGLNIDLPRYGKEQWQEGTEISREEIERGDLMFFEGSSLIPAVYIGNNQIIVATQSYGVAVIDLTTSSYWPPRYEGSRTYERPQEEKIR
- a CDS encoding M14 family zinc carboxypeptidase, coding for MMRKTKETGIVTVLFLFLLATASLSESVMAHGKEDSELLKIESLTGHKEMASFLEDVDRKAEHISVEVIGESVKGRELHLVKVGNDLEDTNKPTVLFLTQQHGNEPLVTESALEVISQLSNDSNEVSNLMDQVNILIVPRLNPDGAEGDVDWDTSNLYRNGVQTRNNANGININRTHNSLSQPESRALHENVLQQYDIDYAIDFHHQIANRATDDGELVSGAMLYPTNDDVTEEVLENSKKIGAVLYEAIEPKDYSNLAYYDSDNTYTSIARNNLAANYGIPTLLYEGRGLSDSLNKVSILEQKYSDVQIEQAVEAMMAVIEAAADDSIETADTSIWESLPEQHTIESTECE
- a CDS encoding poly-gamma-glutamate hydrolase family protein, translating into MADKYKNYEELADNEVEGEDYEIITSPNVLILAIHGGGIEPGTSELTEYVGKINNFSYYRFDGIKSTGNYDLHITATRFDEPKAVNMVSFSSRTVALHGYAETDIKHTYVGGLDEELIRLVKEELKSSGFSVSEAPDNADGTDPDNICNRNSIGKGVQIEISTAQRQAFFKNGDLSRSNRVNTVQEFYDYAYALSRAINRV
- a CDS encoding poly-gamma-glutamate hydrolase family protein, producing the protein MNSTKKWRCSLFITASLLLIPFSFLSEASTDYYDSYEDLAEHEVLNEDYEINYEELNSDISVLAIHGGGIEPGTSEVAKGVAQQVNYSYYLFEGIKPSNNLILHINSKDFDEPIGREMAQNSVSVLTIHGYHEDDSIAYLGGRNRDYKEKIRHSLQKRGFHVENAPDEIAGMSKKNIVNDNQLKKGVQLELTAGLRKTFFENDDWSRKNRENTTDVYDQFIDGLKEATESYNDTLK